One region of Lampris incognitus isolate fLamInc1 chromosome 4, fLamInc1.hap2, whole genome shotgun sequence genomic DNA includes:
- the marveld3 gene encoding MARVEL domain-containing protein 3, translated as MPETGRHHRSPDMPETGRHHRSTDMPETGRHHNTDADAEPTGHREADAPHHTHPSSSDEEESMNDRDQRRVKGQERASGNARRGRQRPPSDRQRDVTPASHPNQPAPTSGRPGPSCTARERPASPPERRRHDAQHKAAPLYNLRYVLTARGLCQVMEVFVNLLIVICAGLPYSNAGGYRDLASLGGLYHYYYGGANAFTGADAARVKELDRLFHQLKRPPYVFAMACGGALLGYACLALALGVFRVPYRWPPVLLAEAALNLLIGPGYVPAVAFYFVKLKETYDHAVCQERERLYKSKGHRGFECQFHGTDIAGGLFGVLGAVAFVCGAVLAVRAFRSVRELKKRPWREEGRL; from the exons ATGCCGGAGACGGGGAGACACCACAGGTCACCAGACATGCCAGAGACGGGGAGACACCACAGGTCAACAGACATGCCGGAGACGGGGAGACACCACAACACCGACGCCGACGCCGAACCGACGGGACACAGGGAGGCCGACGCTCCACatcacacacacccctcctcgTCTGACGAGGAGGAGTCCATGAACGACCGAGACCAGAGGAGGGTTAAGGGGCAGGAGAGGGCTTCTGGAAATGCCAGACGGGGGAGACAAAGACCCCCCTCCGACAGACAGAGGGACGTGACACCTGCCTCCCACCCGAACCAACCCGCTCCCACCAGCGGCCGTCCGGGGCCCTCCTGCAC GGCCCGAGAGCGTCCGGCGTCTCCCCCCGAACGGCGGCGACACGACGCACAACACAAAGCAGCGCCGCTCTACAACCTCCGATACGTCCTGACCGCCAGAG GCCTCTGCCAGGTGATGGAGGTGTTCGTGAATCTGCTCATCGTCATCTGTGCTGGCTTGCCGTACAGCAACGCGGGGGGCTACCGGGACCTGGCCAGCCTCGGGGGActctaccattactactacgGCGGCGCCAACGCCTTCACCGGGGCGGACGCCGCCAGGGTGAAGGAGCTGGACCGGCTCTTCCACCAGCTCAAGCGGCCGCCGTACGTCTTCGCCATGGCCTGCGGCGGCGCTCTGTTGGGTTATGCCTGCCTGGCGCTCGCCCTGGGCGTGTTCAGGGTCCCGTACCGCTGGCCCCCGGTGCTGCTGGCAGAGGCCGCGCTGAACCTCCTGATCGGCCCGGGCTACGTGCCGGCCGTGGCGTTCTACTTCGTCAAGCTAAAGGAGACGTACGACCACGCCGTTTGCCAGGAGCGAGAGCGCCTCTACAAGAGTAAAGGTCACCGCGGCTTCGAGTGCCAGTTCCACGGGACGGACATCGCCGGGGGTCTCTTCGGCGTCCTGGGGGCTGTGGCGTTTGTCTGCGGCGCCGTGCTCGCCGTGCGGGCTTTCAGGTCAGTGCGCGAGTTAAAGAAGCGGCCCTGGAGAGAGGAGGGCCGTCTGTGA